The Oryzias latipes chromosome 8, ASM223467v1 genomic interval CTCCAAGGCAACGCTCTGCTTGTAGTCGTTAACCCGCAGCACGCCGCTCTTCTCTGGGCACGCCGTTTCTGGGGAGCTTCTGGCCAGGATCACCCAGATCTTCCTGCCGTTCACGTCCAGGTCTCTGCGCTCCCTGACGTAGACGTACTGAGATTTGATCTGTTAGGACCAAGCTCCACAAACCAACTGTAAACTCCGAGCATGAAGGTTTCCTAAAGGACGTGTCGGCAGAAGGATACGTCCCTGTTGGATAAGGGAAATGGGTATTTCACCTCCCAGTAGATCGCCGTCTCTCCATCAAAGTCCTTCTCATAAagttctaatgaaaaaaaggacaagGTCTTTATTGGTGGGGGCAAAGTGCAGTCCAATATTAGGTACTCGGAGCCACCTTCCTGTTTCACCATGTTCCTACTTTCTATTTAAGTCAAAACACTTCTATTTAGAATCAATCTGAGTCCACACTAAACAATCTCTGAAACCGTAAAGTCCAGATTTATCAGTCGACATGGTCAAGCCGGATCCCGATAGACCCTAAATCAGAGTATTTCCAGTATAGCTGATTTGAATCAAACCTGCCTGGTGTGCCTCAGGGCTCTGTGATGAGACCCCTGCGCTTTGGTGAACATCCAACCTTTTCTGAGTTAGTTATCCAGACAACACTCTGCTTTCTCATTTCCTACAGTTCTAAAAAGAAAGTCACCTGACTTTTCCACCATTTCTTAGGAGATGGACGAACAATATCTTCCTTTCATTAGCCTGTAACGGAGCTCTTGGTTGGACAGAGCCAACCACATCCCGAGAACATGGTGGAGAAGAGTATGAGTGATGCTTGGTGGCTTTCTTTGACTGTGTCTAAGAACTGGACCAAGAGTTTGTGGCATCCCCCACAGAAACCGTTTAACCTCTGGCTCCAACCGACTAAAGTCAGTCACTATTTCTGTTGCGGTagagacgccgccatgttggagctaggcgagtcattgtttctatggcaaccactcccaccaatcagaagtgaccTTGTTGgcccacttgaaagtgggctacacCAAAtttgtcaaacgttttgaacataTGACATAGGGGCCAGCAAGCTCCACCTACTTTCACTGAGGTATCTAATTGGTCAGTttctaacttgaataacttgcaataaagaaaataaaatggaaaataacgaggattatcaagaacatgtcaaataaaaaggcatcagaccaatagaatgactgagtaacacctgtttttttctccatagaagtctatgggattctgGATTGTTGGAGCCAAAGGGGTACTTCccgtttggaacgccaggggaaAGGGCTCACCCAGTCCAGTTCTAATATACAGACAATGCTTCAAACCATTTGGGTCAAACTTCTTTAATCCTAATTGGAGAGTCTTGGATCCACAGAATTCAGGGAAAATCTTATTTCTATCCAGGAAACTAAAGCTTGAACATTATATGCTATCCAACAATTTATGCTACGTTGACCCCGGGTGTGCAATATGCGTTCAAGAACAGGATGATTGCGGGTTCTTGAATGCTCTTTTAGTATGCAGTGTTCACATAGCAATTAGTGAATGTATTCacatttggaagaggcttggtgaggAATGTGGAAGGGGCGTAAATCGGGTGAATCTTACTCCAGACAAACCAAATGCGTTCAATGACAGCACACTTAGAGTCCTAATTCGGACTTAAAAACGTGTGTAGCGATGTATGAATGTAAGAGTTTTGACCGTAGAAGCCCGAAGCGCGcaaatatgtgtgtttgtgtagacGTTTCATTGtgagtggtcgcttgaacgcacgTTTCCGAGCCTGCTATGAACGTAGCATCTAAGACTCAAGACAGAAAATGTGatcaacacaacagcaagaccTACCAATGCCAACTTCCTAAAAAACATTCCTAATGAAGCAACAATAAGCCACTTAAAACACTACTCTGAGGTTATGCGGCTATAAATGGAGACGTGGACTACAACGCGTTACCTTCTTGTTACTGCTGCATGAAAGCAAAGATAGAGAAATTATTGTTGTATCAGGAAAATGTTGGTTATCGGACGCAAAAGCTTTGGCAGCTAATGGTCGGCATAAACACACGCGCTTCAGTCCGTTCTACCTTTAGCATATTTATCCCAGTGTTTGCGGTACGTCAAGTCCATGTAGACGTCAGCGCAGAGCTCGGCGCTGCAGGTGGCGAGCACTCCAAACACTTTGTACTCATACAGTCCAGTTTCCTGCAAACAGAACACGACAAAGGCCACGCCCACACTGTGAactattttaacataaaagaaataaaaatgtgtctttccaGACGGTGAATGATGGACCAGCTGATTATTATGGCCTAAGTATTTGGTAAAAGAGCCCGAACAAGTTCAAGAAAACAATAATATTGTCAGAAAAATTGTACACATGATAAAGTGGCTCTTTGAAAGCCGTAGAAAAAGTGTGAAAGTCTTTTATGTTCTTTGATCTTTCTGTGCTTTGATCCGTTTTACCTGTAAATGTGGACATAAGCATCACAAACCTCCCTATCACCTTTACCTAGGCAACGTCGTGAAGATGCTGTTGGATGAGaataaaacaacaactgcaGGCTGTAAATGACTGATTGCTGTTTAAAATGCTTACATttggatggaggacatataaaaagaaaattgagattaaaacGTCGTTTTTGCATATTTCTTCACTCAAATTGTTGCGAAAAGGATCATATTTGTGATAcagggcgggccacaagctccctgctccgcccctttccgatacatccacttgcagacaaatagatccatgaacgtctttgtttttctcgtccaagctggaatctggatctaagctGCACGACCGGATAGCTCGGAAATTGCTAGTTTGTAAACAGACTGCTCTCTTAAATTAAACGGTTGGATTCCCCTGACGTAGTACGCAGTGGTCGTGTCATACAGCCATTTTCCACGCCTAATTCCTTAATGTCTCTTACATTCGTCGTCATTTGTGCAGATGTCCGTCTGGCGTGTCACATACACTAGTGGAAATTCCACGTAAAGAACAACAAACTGTCTTACCTTTTCCACGCAttttcacgtatgaccagttttcatccgcGTGTACATGTATATAAATGTGCGTACAGCGGCAGGGTCACGCGGCCTTTGGGAGGTTAggtttgcatttgaaaaaaaaaaaacctgaattatAAGCAATCGGATGACTTTGCCTGGAaagaattaattcatttatatCAGGTGACATTGAGAAAGTTTTaagtaaatttcaaaataaagttataggtagtcttttattttgacacatcaaACTGAACATTTATGCTGGATTTGGGATTATTTTGGTGAGTCCTGGATGACCTCACGTCCTGCTGTCACCATCAGTCCTGTGTGGGTCTGACCGGTGCTGCCGGTTCCCGGGTCGGTGGAGCCTGTCGCTCCGGTTCCGGCGGATGGACCTATCTGCGCATGCGTTTTAATAAAGAAGCTGATAGAGAGATGGCAGCTccggtttgtgtgtgtgtggggggggggtttcaggTAGAATCGAGAGGAACCGCAGAACCGGCAGACCCGAACAGAGACCGTAGAGGCGTGGCTCCGTTCTGTCGGACCCGGCGTCGGTACCTTGTCGAGGAGCCTGTGGATCTGGACCCCCATGGTCTCGGTGAAGAGCTCCCAGCCTCCATCCAGCTGCGGCTCGTCCAGCTCCTTCCAGGCGCTGTGGAAGTTCTCGTCCGTGAAGCGCAGCGACATGACGGCGGAGCTCGGGTGACGGCGGCGGCGGACACGTCGCTTCCGGGAAgcgccttcaaaataaaacaccaccCCCTCAGAAGAACCTGCAGCTTTGCTTCCTTCCTGTCGCACGTGTTCCACAAGATTAACATCAAATTGAAATAAGTTAAATTCAAGGTTAACATTTTGTAAACCTAGGATTTTTACCTAGGATTTAGAATTAAACTGTACcttttaaaattaacaaaaagatTGATGTAAACCAGTGTATTCATCAGCTGCTTGTCTGTTtattaacttttgttttaagcTGCTGCacctatttatatatttatatccatgtttatttttttgtttgtttttttccaaatttttctgatgtttgttaCTTCTGTATTTTATGCCATTCTTATTTGTCTAcaataagtttttattttgtttaaacaaatttCTTCTGCTTTGATTCCACTTTAGGTCAAAATTAAAACGTATTCTTATTAAATGGGGAAAATTCTGACTCAAGTTTAAATTTATTGATGAAAACCtgcaaatttgtttaaaaaaaaaatcagatttaaagtgacaaaaaatatgaaaagttggagatttttgttgtttcagatTCAATTCAATGAAATTTGTATTGATTTCTCAGGGACAGTCCACATTAAAAGCAATGAGCCAGAGTTAGACCAGCAACTATTTTTCATCTACTGTCCCCAGAGAGATGTTAGAATTGTTTACCTGCAAAacgaaaaacatttaaaatatcaaTACAAAGGGAAGTACAAAGAAAAATACCAATTGATAAAAATACAACTactataaaaacagaaatactaaTAAAAGACATACTTGCACAATTCAtcccaaaaactgtaaaataccTCTGGACTTAAATCCTGGCGCCATCATATCAAACTTATCAGTACTTTAAgacattttattaaacaaaatcactcaattttgacaaatgttttggaaaaaaagttcaagGCTTGTTTTCTACCATATTAACAAAACAACACTTCAGTTTTACTATGCAAAAATAATTCGACTTACTGCAAGCAGAGTTGTTGAATATGTCTCCTCAGaataacaacacaaaataaatccatttctcttttttttcctttttttaggaACAACAACCTTTGtgaactttttaaacatgtacaaAGGTGACATTCTTTGAAAGGATGTTGTTTTCCagtaaaccaaagaaaaaggagaatgaCCTGAAAATCTGAGTGTAAGTCCGCGGAGCGGCCGTCAGAGCGTGAATGTGTGTACATGTATCTCTAGATAcaagtacatatatatatatatatctattgatggattttcaaatctttcccagtggtctttagaTGATGAttatttagccaaaatccaaaaacatgtgtcttttttttttaacctagtttctgcagagcagcaggagttccttAAAAATTCCCCCACTGAGTTTTCATCATTgctccattttcattggagtgggtcctttgtgtttttttaacacaaaactgCACAGCATAAAAAGTTCAAACGTGCTCTTGGCCCGTTTGTGTccttcttcaaaataaaggcattGCCTCGGTGGAATTGTCTCCTGGAATGcaggggttttattttgaaaggcagcAGCTCAGATGCCTGAGCAGCTTCAGCTTCACTCAGCCATCCTCACTGAAACCTCCTCCTCAACCGTCCTGCCTGCAGTCAGGTTCACGGCTCGGTCTCTCATGAATGGGCCACAGCTCTTCCCCCCGGGTTACAGGACGTCCAGCAGTTCTTCACGGACGGACGGGAGTTTCTCCACAGCTTTGTGGTGGGGGGGCACATTTGAGGTAAGCAGACTCCTTTCTGATGAAAGCTTTTGTGGAAACAGAGCAAACTCCTCTGTGTCTGAATCAGCCTTTACAGGCGTCTTCCCTGTGAAGACAGAGCTGGGActtttcagggggaaaaaagctgaaatcttcattttcttaaccaaCAAATTTAAATTTTACACACGACTACGATCTGTCAGGATCACAAAGAACTTTCCATGAAAACCACAGAACTTTGTCCATTATTGTGGCACCAAACTGTGACATAATTTGCCTAAACATGGggaggattttttcttttattggtttttatGACTAAACTAAGTTTCTTTTCTCATCGTCTTCAATTGTCAGATTTTAGTCTATTTAATCTTTTTCAACttgtattattttatgttctaaaggaattctttattgtttttttagtctGTCGTAGACGTTGGCTAAAACGCATTTAATGAACAAACTGATGGATTTACTATGACGTCTTTATTAATCACCAAGTCATCAGTTTTTGCTTAAAATCCAAACCGCACAATCTGTCTGATGCTCCAAGAGacatttttgtgagaaaaataaagtttttttaagaaaactatCCAATAGGCTTATCAGCTCATTGCAGTAATCATTAAGCACACAATAAATTGTGAAATAATGATAAAGAGACAGTTTTAGAGGAGACACAAAGTAAATCTTTGTCATTCtgacagttttaaaataaaaaaatgatatagtATGTGAGAGGAAAGACCTTTCCAAATTTCCTTTTAAGGCTTGAAAAACGGCATCAGGCTAGGAACACGGATGGGATGTTTGCAAATAAAACTTTTCTAATCACGATCAGAAAAAAGTCCCTGTTATTATAGAAATCCGGTCATGATTTTCTtgagaaagaaaggaaaagatttcttttttatgtgggCTTTAGTGACATCTAGTGGCAAAATGACAGATTGCAATCAAATAAAcaggaaaacattaaaaataatttttttactaaactgcttttttatAGCTGGTTCACCTAAAATATTAGTATAACTCTTTAATCTAATGTTCTGATGAACATTTCAAATGTGGTTTTGGCAAAAGTTAACCATAGATTCTATTTTTCTAAACATCACCACAAACTGGACCAGATCTTTTGTGTTGTGTAAAAGAAACGCGAATCTGCAACATCTGGCGGTGGCGAAAGGTCAGTGTGCTTCCTGCTGAACCCCATCTTTCCCCTGAGCTGAGGTGACGGCTGAAGAATGGGCGGTTGTGAAATAACAGCTGTTGATTTGAAAGCGTCTTGCGTTTCATGGAGCGGTTTGTAACGTCGTATCCTGGGCTCTCTGGGGAATGTCTCAGCTCGTGCTGGGCTGGGTGGACCTGCGTCATTCAGCTCTGACTGGGTCAGGAGGCGGCCCGGATTGAGCAAAGAGGTTGCAGGGGTCCCGCTGAAGCAGCGGCGCTGGATTGTGAAACCCGGTGTTGAATTCTAATGAAAAGCATGTGCTCCCTTTCTGGGTTAAGCAAGAAAGCTGAGCGGTTGCTCTTCCACTGGTTTCTCGGTGGTGAAGGTGTGTTTCTCCACAGACTCGGCCTGAAGACGGCAGGACAACGTTGAGGGACCATCCGTGGGAAGCTGCTGGATCCTGAGATGCCAGAAGAAGTCAATAAAGACGCCATGAGAACACCATCCACTTCAGATAAAGCCACCAACAGCGAGCGCCCTGCAGCCACGGCGACGGCTGTAAACATCCCGCTGGTTAATGAAGTCCAGCTGACGGCGGCCACCGGCGGCGCGGAGCTCTCCTGCTATCGCTGCACCATCCCGTTTGGCGTGGTGGTGCTCATCGCCGGCATCGTGGTCACGGTGGTGGCTTACAGCTTCAACTCGCACGGATCGACCATCTCCTACTTCGGCTTGGTGCTTCTCTCAGCCGGGCTCTTGCTTTTGGCGTCCAGCGCCATCTGCTGGAAGGTGAAGCTGGAGAGGAAGAAGGAGCGGCGGCGGGAAAGTCAAACCGTCCTGGTCACCAACCAGAGGAGCATTTTCACCTGAACTTTCTGCTCCAGGCGGGTTTGagtttcagcagctgcagccgtcCGGCACGTGTTTCTGACCGCAGAACACAAAGCTTTGAAGACTTTGTTGAGGACTTGTTTTTCAGATGTTGAGCATCTGGCGAGCTGGGAACGCAGCCAGGAGGAATGTTTCCCAATTAAGACGAATGACCGCTTCAGCACACAGGAAGTCTCTCATTAATCTGCTTTGATTGGAGTGGAGGAGGACAACCgtgaaaagaaaagctcaggagGGGGTCGGGACCTGGAGACGCAGCGGAGGATTCCCAGCTTTCACCTCAACGCAAACATGTACGAACTTTTTCAGAAAGTAGGATTTTGTGGAGGAATGGTACGGGACGCAAGGGGACTTTACCCCCAAAAACCTTTCTTATATTTGCTATTAATAACATCTGACTCTGAGTTTATTAtcaatttttatgaaaaatgtgaaatttcataaacatgtaaaatttaatatttatctTCTTTAACAGACACTTGTACTAACTGCTAAGAATAATAAgaagttgaataaaaaatatatataactgAGGATGATGGACAATAAATACTCATTCAATATATAACCAGctgaaaaatatgtaataatctgaaaaggagaaaaaaaattaaataaaacaactgaactctgaaaaaaaaagataattaaaaaaaaaaactttttttttaatgaacaaaaattACACTGACTTGTGTAAACTGAAAATCTGTAACATGGTTTTAAATATTActaaaaattttagaaaacattAAGGGAAAAACATAATCTACAAATTGTAAAATCAGCTAAAGGAagtccaaaaaacaaacaaacaataaaaagcaaaaacaattcaaattcTTGTTCTTAATGCTCTAGTTGCTGAACAAAGTTCTGGGAAGTATAAATCGCTCTGGAGTATAAATCGCTCTGGAGTATTAGTCGCTCCGGAATGAGTcccacttttgggagaaatgtatttaacgAAATACAAGAACAAGCATAGCATAAATAACACGCTAACAAGTCAACCAAAGTCTTTAAATCACTAACAATCACTTAATGCATTTATTCTTCATCCTTCTGTGTCGCTTTGAAGCAACACAGACGCTACCAAGCCAGACGTCAAACTGAGCGCCACTTCTTCTGAATTGCTGTcggtagcaaatactgatacacctacagtgccctctagtggttgttgctattaatttatttttaaaaatcacataaGTTGCACCTGAGTATAGGTCCTATCCCCGGCCAAAACTCTGCAAAGTaatcaatttcctttttttttctttgctaaagTTGCTAAATTAACTCCTGCTAGCAACCAGCGTAAACTGAAACGCTAACGAAAGTCCTTAAATATGAACTAAATATTAGAAAGACTACAGAAAACATGttaattaaaaagcaaagtTATTATCTTAATGGAAAAAGAGCTTCAtgtttgactaaaaacagccgTTGTAAAAAAGTGACAAAGCTGAAATTCAA includes:
- the tmem100 gene encoding transmembrane protein 100, coding for MPEEVNKDAMRTPSTSDKATNSERPAATATAVNIPLVNEVQLTAATGGAELSCYRCTIPFGVVVLIAGIVVTVVAYSFNSHGSTISYFGLVLLSAGLLLLASSAICWKVKLERKKERRRESQTVLVTNQRSIFT
- the pctp gene encoding phosphatidylcholine transfer protein; its protein translation is MSLRFTDENFHSAWKELDEPQLDGGWELFTETMGVQIHRLLDKETGLYEYKVFGVLATCSAELCADVYMDLTYRKHWDKYAKELYEKDFDGETAIYWEVKYPFPLSNRDYVYVRERRDLDVNGRKIWVILARSSPETACPEKSGVLRVNDYKQSVALESDGANGTRVFMNYFDNPGGMIPKWVINWAAKSGVPGFLTDMQKACSNYKNYLQSTGA